In Microbacterium enclense, the DNA window TCTGGGGCACGCCCACGAGCGTGTTCGTCAACACGGGCGTGGCGATCTGGCCGCTGAACAACCCGGGCATCGTGTCGATCCCGTTGGGCTTCCTGCTCGGCTGGCTGGGCTCGATCACCTCGAGCAGGGTCGAGGACGCGCGGAAGGCGGCCGAGATGGACGTCCGTTCGCTCACCGGTTTCGGCGCCGAGAAGGCGTCGAACCACTGACGCTCCGGGCCCGGTCCCGTCGGCGTGAGCCGAGGGGGCCGGGCCCTTTCGCGTCGCGCGAGCGCCCCGACGAACCTCTGGGGGCCGACCATCACGCGCTCTCGTGCAGACCATCCCGCAGCACGACCTCGTTCTCGAGCGACAGCAGGTACTCCTTGACGTCGGGGTGACCGCCGTACTCGCCGATCGACCCGTCGGCCCGCACCACGCGGTGTACCGGGACGACGATGGAGAACGGGCTCTTCGCGCACGCGGTGCCCACGGCGCGAGCGGCTCCGGGCGCTCCGGCGAGGATGGCGACCTCGCCGTAGGAGGCGACCTCTCCATACGGGACGTCGAGCGTCGCCTCCAGGGCCGCGCGGGTGAAACCCTGCACGAGGCGCCAGTCGAGTCGAAGGTCGAACCGGCGCCGTGCGCCGTCGAAGTACTCATCGAGCTGTGATGCGAGCGCCGCACCGACCTCGGGATCGGGCTCCGGAACCACCCCGAGCCGTTGGGAGATCTCGGCCCGCGCGAGGTCGATGCCGTCGTGAGCGACATCGAATCGGACGAGCGCGTCGCCGACGAAGGTGAGGAGGATCGGGCCGACCGGACTGTCGTACTCGGTGCTGGTGACGGTGTTCATGCGTTCATCCTCGTGAGCGGCGAGACGGCCCGCGGCGGACAGAAGGCCCGCGGGGGACGAACTCGCGAAACAGCACCCTCGGGAGGAACAGCCGATCCGACGGCGTGTCGCGGATTCCCGCGAAACCCGCACCGGCTACGCCCGATCCTCAGGTGCCCGGCTTAGTCTGGCAGGTGTGTGGCGAGCTGAGGATGGCACCGTGAGCGGTGTCGACGGAGACGTGCCCGCGTCGACCGTCGATCCGGGCGAGCTGCGACTGTCGGAACCCGGCATCGTGGTGCGCCACGTCGCCGACCCCGAACGCGACCGCATCCGGTCGGAAGCCGCGGCCCTCGGCGGTCGCTCGACGCTCCTGCGCTTCGACGACGCGCTCGACGCCGGCATCGACATCACCAAAGCGCACCCCGGATCCCTGCCGCAGTTCATCACCGGACGCGCGACCCTGCTGTCGAACCTCTTCCGCGACGAGGTCGCCCTGCGTACGGCCCGACTCGCCGCCGAGCGCATCACGGCCAAGAACGTCGAGCTGCGCACCGCGCGAGGTCTCGAACCCGTTCATCTCGCCGTCGGTCTCGCCGCATGGAAGATCGGGGGAGTGGAGTGGTCGTCGCCCGTCCTCCTGCGTCCGCTCGCCATCCGTCGACACAACGGAGATTTCGAGCTCAAGCTCCACGGGGCGTTCGTGATGAATCCCGAGCTCGCCCGCGCGTTCCGCACGCACCTCGGCATCCACATCGACAGCACGGCTCTCGCGGGCCTCGCCTACGACCAGGGCGTGTTCAAACCGCAGCCGGTGATCGACCACATCCGTCGCCTCACCACGCACGTTCCGACGTTCGTGGTGCACCCCCGCCTCGTCATCTCGTCGTTCGCCGATGTCGCTTCGGGGATGGCGCGTGACACCCAGCACCTCGATGACACCCTGCTGAACGCTCTCGCCGGCCACGCCGACGACCGCGCGCGCATCACGGTCCGGCGCGACGATCCCGTCGTCGTGAGCCCCGACGAGCGCACACCCGCAGCCGACACCCTGCTGCTCGACGCCGATGCCGAGCAGGAGCGCGTCCTCGCGCGCATCGTGGCCGGGCACTCGCTCGCCGTTCACACGCTCCCCGGAACCGGTGGCACCCAGACGGTCATCAACGCCGTCGGTCAGCTCGTTCACGACGGGAAGCGCGTCCTCGTGGTCAGCGCGCGTCGCTCGACCCTCGACGGCATCCGGCATCGCCTGGCGGGCGTCGGACTCACCGGCCTCGCGGTCTCGCCCAACCACGTGCGCCGCGATCTGATCCGCGCGATCGGCCGTAACGAGAAGGCGGAGCAGCCGAAGGTCGCCGAGATCGACGACGCGCTCGTCCGCCTGCGTACCGTGCTGCGGGACTACCGCTCGGCCGTGACCGAGCCGCATCTGGCCCTGGGTGTCTCCGCTCTCGACGTGCTGCGCGCGCTGACGGCCCTGGCATCCACCTCCCCGCCGCCCTCCACCGCGGCGCGTTTCGACCTGGCGACCCTCGAACGGCTCGCCGGTCGTCGCGACGCCGCCGCGCGCGCTCTGGCGATGGCCGCCCGACTGGGTGAGTTCCGCTTCGGCCCCGACGACTCCCCGTGGTACGGCGTCAGCTTCACGCGGACCGAAGACGCGCGCGCCGCCCACGATCTCGCGGGCAAGCTCCACACGCACGATGTGCCCCGCCTGCTCGAGCGCGGATACGAGCTCATCGCGCAGACGCGCATGCGCCCGTTCCAGACGGTGTCCGAGCTCGGCGCCTACCTCAAGCTTCTGCAGGGGATCCGCGAGTCGCTCGACCGGTTCAGCCCGAGCGTCTTCGAACGCCCCCTCGGTGAGCTGATCGATGCGCACTCGCCCCGCCGCGACGCCTCGCCGATGAGCGGCCCCAACCGCCGCCGCCTGAAGCGCCTGTCGAAGGAGTACGTGCGCCCGGGCGTCCACGTGACGGACATGTACGAGGCGCTCGTGCGCATTCAGCAGCAGCGCACCGAGTGGCAGCGTGTCGTCGAAGCGGGCGTGACGCCCGAGGTGCCGCTGGGGCTCGCCGACGTGCACGTCGCGTGGCAGCGCGTCGATGCCCTGCTCGGCGAACTCGACC includes these proteins:
- a CDS encoding AAA family ATPase; the protein is MSGVDGDVPASTVDPGELRLSEPGIVVRHVADPERDRIRSEAAALGGRSTLLRFDDALDAGIDITKAHPGSLPQFITGRATLLSNLFRDEVALRTARLAAERITAKNVELRTARGLEPVHLAVGLAAWKIGGVEWSSPVLLRPLAIRRHNGDFELKLHGAFVMNPELARAFRTHLGIHIDSTALAGLAYDQGVFKPQPVIDHIRRLTTHVPTFVVHPRLVISSFADVASGMARDTQHLDDTLLNALAGHADDRARITVRRDDPVVVSPDERTPAADTLLLDADAEQERVLARIVAGHSLAVHTLPGTGGTQTVINAVGQLVHDGKRVLVVSARRSTLDGIRHRLAGVGLTGLAVSPNHVRRDLIRAIGRNEKAEQPKVAEIDDALVRLRTVLRDYRSAVTEPHLALGVSALDVLRALTALASTSPPPSTAARFDLATLERLAGRRDAAARALAMAARLGEFRFGPDDSPWYGVSFTRTEDARAAHDLAGKLHTHDVPRLLERGYELIAQTRMRPFQTVSELGAYLKLLQGIRESLDRFSPSVFERPLGELIDAHSPRRDASPMSGPNRRRLKRLSKEYVRPGVHVTDMYEALVRIQQQRTEWQRVVEAGVTPEVPLGLADVHVAWQRVDALLGELDQILGRQGSERLATLPVHELVRTLAGLAAESTFFDNLVERAQLRSELARLGLEPLLVELSVRHVPEERVGDELEFAWWQSALEHLLRTDRALLGANTAVVDRLERDFRLVDEAHAAAAGPLLAAELAKQWRIGIVDHPDEAAALKRSLKDGLHTATEISDAAPTLLRTLAPVWLASPYEVPDVPTDLAFDVVIIADAAALCLAEAAPALRRARQVVLFGDPVVQKPTPFRVSASIAPVPDEADDVPFDEISVFERVAELLPVETLTRSYRAGGEDLAQLVNDAFYGGEIVSLPWAGSYLGRGSLSVDYVENGVGAPHPVSGAVESPDAEVARVVSIVVEHAVNRASESLMVVTASRTHAERVRASVEAALAGRSDVAAFVSRDAAEPFAVLTLEESVAESRDRVVFSLGFGLTRHGRVLSDFGDLSTPDGERLLTVGMTRARRSMVIVSSIRPSAFDDGRLEHGAATLMGILGSVASRGRESRLEDLADPLTRALARELRALGVEVDLDYRGLLPLVARHGGKAVVAESDPETIGESLRETLRLRPQILRRLGWHYVRVHAFDLYSDPAGVASRIAELLGIAPDDSAEPGSTTEPLDLPG
- a CDS encoding methylated-DNA--[protein]-cysteine S-methyltransferase — protein: MNTVTSTEYDSPVGPILLTFVGDALVRFDVAHDGIDLARAEISQRLGVVPEPDPEVGAALASQLDEYFDGARRRFDLRLDWRLVQGFTRAALEATLDVPYGEVASYGEVAILAGAPGAARAVGTACAKSPFSIVVPVHRVVRADGSIGEYGGHPDVKEYLLSLENEVVLRDGLHESA